The following proteins are encoded in a genomic region of Moorena sp. SIOASIH:
- a CDS encoding anthranilate phosphoribosyltransferase family protein, whose product MSNAFRELLKKVGSGVHTGKALTREEATTATRLMLTQEATPAQIGAFMIAHRIKRPTSEELAGMLDAYDQLGPRLHPWDINHGQDTSRSVSSSPSLGVTALGTPYDGRSRTAPVTPLTALVLATAGVPVVMHGGDCMPTKYGVPLIEIWQGLGMDFSQLSVPQVQQVLETTGFGFIYLPQHFPQAHQLVSYRDQIGKRPPIATMELLWSAYRGESHHVAGYVHPPTEILFRQTCQLRLVKNFTFVKGLEGSCDLPRDRTAIIAISQPSASQGFERLLLHPSEYGLAGKEVPLESTTKLLAQIQEILKGKSNPLMPAAIWNGGFYLWRCGICPDLTAGLARAEDLFTSGNVAQKFNEIVDYLQKLK is encoded by the coding sequence ATGAGTAATGCCTTCAGGGAATTATTAAAGAAAGTGGGCAGTGGTGTGCACACTGGGAAAGCGTTAACTCGTGAGGAAGCCACCACTGCAACCCGCCTCATGTTGACACAAGAGGCTACACCAGCGCAAATTGGAGCATTTATGATTGCCCACCGCATCAAACGACCGACCAGTGAAGAACTGGCAGGGATGTTGGATGCTTATGACCAACTTGGACCAAGGTTACACCCCTGGGACATCAACCATGGGCAAGATACCTCTCGGTCAGTTTCTTCTTCTCCATCCCTGGGGGTTACAGCGTTAGGAACACCCTATGATGGACGAAGCCGTACTGCACCAGTCACACCCCTGACCGCCTTAGTCTTAGCTACTGCTGGGGTACCTGTGGTAATGCATGGGGGAGATTGTATGCCCACTAAGTATGGAGTCCCCTTAATTGAGATTTGGCAGGGATTGGGAATGGATTTCTCCCAACTTTCTGTGCCCCAGGTGCAACAAGTATTGGAGACAACTGGCTTCGGATTTATCTATTTACCCCAGCATTTTCCCCAAGCTCATCAGTTAGTTTCCTACCGCGACCAAATCGGTAAACGTCCACCGATAGCAACCATGGAACTCCTGTGGTCTGCCTATAGAGGAGAGAGTCATCATGTTGCCGGGTATGTTCATCCACCTACAGAAATCCTGTTTAGACAGACATGTCAGCTGCGTCTGGTCAAGAATTTTACCTTTGTCAAAGGCTTAGAGGGTAGCTGTGACCTACCACGCGATCGCACTGCCATCATAGCCATTAGTCAACCATCAGCCAGTCAAGGGTTTGAACGTCTGCTACTCCATCCCAGTGAATACGGTTTGGCTGGCAAGGAGGTACCACTTGAGTCAACCACTAAACTGCTGGCACAGATCCAGGAAATCCTAAAGGGTAAATCCAACCCATTGATGCCAGCCGCTATCTGGAATGGAGGGTTTTATCTGTGGCGTTGTGGTATTTGCCCAGATTTGACAGCAGGTCTGGCCAGGGCTGAAGATTTATTCACCAGTGGTAATGTGGCTCAAAAATTTAACGAAATTGTTGATTACTTACAGAAGCTTAAATAA
- a CDS encoding LysR family transcriptional regulator, with the protein MRIEQLQAFLAVTQTGNFGQAAQKCGVTQSTISRQIQSLESYLGMPLFHRTAHAKLTLAGEQLLPRARKICQEWQSATQELADLIAGKQPELCVAAIQSVCAHYLPPILRQFCQAYPQVQLRVTALGSDRSLKVLRDGLVDVAIVMNNRFLTTSSEMVVEVLYEEPIEVLMASDHPLVNYQPVPWSELIKYPQAVFKSGYGMQRLVQQQFSRLGANLRAVMELNTLEAFQGVVRQGELIALLPKSALINVQQDSTLAVRSLEKLPESVASSNKLVGNVSALDSKWTRQVVLVTTRDRLDIPPIQHFCKLVRQLDMPTVQAWNLQLPALAQA; encoded by the coding sequence ATGCGGATTGAGCAGTTGCAGGCATTTCTGGCAGTCACCCAGACAGGTAATTTTGGACAAGCGGCACAAAAATGCGGCGTAACACAATCGACTATAAGTAGACAAATTCAGTCTCTGGAAAGCTATCTGGGTATGCCACTGTTTCATCGCACTGCTCACGCAAAGTTGACTCTTGCAGGGGAACAGCTGTTACCCCGTGCTCGTAAAATCTGTCAAGAGTGGCAAAGTGCTACCCAAGAACTAGCAGATTTGATCGCAGGGAAACAGCCAGAATTGTGTGTAGCAGCAATCCAATCAGTCTGCGCTCACTACTTGCCACCGATCTTAAGGCAATTTTGTCAGGCCTATCCTCAAGTCCAGTTACGAGTGACGGCCCTCGGAAGCGATCGCTCTTTGAAGGTACTGCGAGATGGTCTAGTGGATGTGGCAATTGTGATGAACAATCGCTTTTTGACCACTAGTTCAGAGATGGTAGTTGAGGTACTCTACGAAGAGCCCATCGAAGTCCTGATGGCATCAGACCATCCCTTAGTCAACTATCAACCAGTCCCCTGGTCAGAACTGATTAAATACCCACAAGCAGTCTTTAAAAGTGGCTACGGGATGCAACGTTTAGTACAACAGCAGTTTTCCCGCCTAGGGGCTAATTTGCGGGCAGTTATGGAGTTAAATACCCTAGAAGCATTCCAAGGAGTAGTGCGCCAAGGAGAATTGATTGCCCTATTGCCCAAATCAGCCCTGATCAATGTACAGCAAGACTCTACTCTGGCTGTAAGATCCCTAGAAAAACTACCAGAATCCGTGGCTAGCTCCAACAAACTAGTAGGTAACGTCTCTGCCTTGGATTCCAAGTGGACTCGTCAGGTGGTTTTGGTCACGACTCGCGATCGCTTAGATATTCCACCAATTCAGCATTTTTGTAAACTGGTGCGTCAGCTGGACATGCCAACAGTTCAGGCTTGGAACCTCCAGCTGCCAGCCCTTGCTCAAGCTTGA